A region of the Passer domesticus isolate bPasDom1 chromosome Z, bPasDom1.hap1, whole genome shotgun sequence genome:
GCTAAAGTCATGGGTTTTAGCTCTTGCAGTACCTGCCACAAGGACTGCATACAGGCAGTTTTTAGCCCTATCACTGTTTGTCTGTACTGTATGAACAGGCAGTCCAAGGCTGAACCAACAAGGGAGCAGATGGAGAACTTGCTCTTGCCTCGTCTCCTCCTGGGATGGCACCACTAAAGAAGAAGCTAGAAGAGTGAGAACTGTCTGTGCTCAGGTCCAGAGGAAGGTAACAAGTCTGCTCAAGAAATAGATTTCCATATCCTTCTGAAGACCTGTGGCTAACAGTTATTCTCCACATAGGATAATCACTCAGCAGAAGTCAGCTGTTTTAACATGCTCTTTGTCCAGGAATGCTGATCTGTTTGTGCCAGTTCTATGTGCTTTGGCAGGAGATGAGAAAAATTATGGACCCAGTGTATGAGAACTTTCactgggaaaatggaaaaaaccccattttatTATGGATTAAAGCTTTATCAGTTTCATGGTTAAGGTTGTGGTTAAGGTTAAGGATACTTCTTGTGTCCATACACTGGTCTGATTTAGAGGTAACAATTTATAGAAGCAAAAACCTCTTTCCTGGTACTCTCCCTTTGCCTTTCCAGGTCCAACAGTACTCATCTGACAAGGTGAAAGAAACACCAAGCTCTCCAACTCTAGGCTGCACTGGCTGAGACCACTTATTTCTGGTTCATCAAGAGTGCATTGCCCAGTTCACTTCCTCCCTGACCCACACACACAGCAAGGTCACAGCATGCACCCTCCCATGACACAACTGTACCCAAAATGGACCTTGAAAACCATTTTGCCTATGGCTGCAGTATACACTTTCTCACATGCTGGTGCTTAGTTGAGGTTTTCTGAATCCTCTCCCAGGTGTACGTGGCTTCCATACCTACTGACTTACATGCCAGCAGGACCCAATGCAACGCAGCACATACACCTGCACTGCACCCTCACTAAACCAAGTCTGGGGACCACCCCCAAAATGCCACCACCCCTCCAGTGTCCTACCTGGcatcagctgtgctgctgcctcaggcGTGATGGTGGGCGCTgcgtggggctgctgctggctggagcTGACCTCAGGCTCGGTGCCCACTGAGGGCGAGCTGGCCACCTCACCACCCGTGGCCAGCTGTGGGATGGACGGAAGGGTTTCTTCAGCAGCCGCCGGTGGCTCCTCCTgaccaggcagctgcagggctgacaGGGGGATGCTGATGGGTTTCCCAGCGGTGGTGATGGCATTGGAGCTGGTGGCTGGCACCTGCAGGGCAGCCACAGGGCCACCGCCTGCCCCCCGTGCCGGGGAGGCGATGGGTCCCCGGGGTGGCCGCTGCGTGGCCACGCGGGGTGGGCCAGGCGGGGAGGCGCAGGGGCGCTGCGGGTCGAGGTCAGGGCCTGCGGCCGGCTGGGGCACGGTTCTGGTGGGTCCCAGGCAGGAGGGCCCAGCCGGGGGCTGCAGCTTGGGCTTGGACATCTGTGTCAGAGCCAGGGCCGGCCCATCAGTGCCGGCTGTCAGCTCCGCATTGGCCACTATATAGTAGTCCTCAGGGAGCTCCTGCTTGATCTTCTTGAGGAGCACGTCACTGCCGCCCTCGTCTGCGGGCTGCGCCTGGGCCTGGGCCGTGGCAGCCGGCCGCTTGCGGGGGCCAGTGGGAGCACGGTGCGAGTGTGGCTCAAAGTCACTGTCCTCATCGGTGACAGAGGACTCACAGACCATGTCGAAGAGGGTGGCCTCATCCTCATACTCCTCCACAGGCTCGCCCAGCTCTGATGGCTCACTGCAGTAGGAGAAGTCACAGGAGTCACGAGTGCGGGTGCAATCCAGCTTGGCCTTCCCTGGCCGGCCTGGGTAGCGCTCCAGGGGGCTGGCCTGAGCCTCTGATGGCACCCCCAGCATGCTGGGGCTGTCTGAGTTGAAGCTGCGGGTGTCCTGGAAGCAGACACGCTCCTGGGAGCCAGCCCGGCAAGTGGCGGCCAGGGGCCAATGGTAGGCATGGCCAGCACTACAGCCCCATATGGCTGTCAGGTTGCCGTGGGCCCCCTCGGAAAGCAGGTGCTTGAGGTTGGGGATGAGGCTGCAGATGGTCCCATGGCTGTGGGCCCAGCTCACCAGCTTGGAGAGATTTTCGGAGGAGGTGTGAAGGCAGTCCTCCATGGTACAGGATCAACAGCGCCTGGCTGTTGGGAAGTCAGCTGAAGACACAGTTCAGATTACAGGGTCCTGGCACTGATGTTCATGTGTTTCCAAGCTCATATTTACTTCTCACCTGCAGAGAGACAGAGCAAAACCCCACTCTTCAGCACTCCCAAAGCACGACCACTTTTTTGCatgggaaaatgaaatatttgtaCGCTCAGCTAAACCCACCCATTTCacttttatttcatgtccttcAAAACATGCCTTAATACTATGCCTAGTTTTAAGCAGCCTCATTCCTCATTCTCAGAACATCCCTGCAATAcataaatgaaaagaaaactgCTTTTCAAACAAGCCAATTCAGTATCAGTGGCAAAATTATTAGAGACTTAAATCACTgacaaaatataaaagcagCCCAAAAGATGGTGATTGTGTGTTCATACCTAGGAAATTACAATTAAACAAAATCTTAACACATACAATTAATCTTGAACACCAGGGTGGCAATCAAGCACCACCTGGATCTGAAGAAACAATAAAGTTTTACATAATTTATGCAGATTTCTCAACTGAATCAGCTATCTCCTTTTCAACTGAATTTAAGAGGTATCAAAAGGAACGCTCGAAATTGAATTTTCAATACAAGGAATAAGAAAACAAGCTTACCTTTCACTGTTCTATACTGATAGTCCTCAGTTGCTCAAAGGCTTAAGAGGCTCTTAAAGGGCTTGCAAGACTTAAGCCAGAACCCtcttttaactctgaaacttaacattttgcttttttcataTTGCCTGTTTTCCAGCATCTAAATCATGATTCAGTTCAAGAAAAACTTTTGTCATTTTCATAAAAACTATTTAGAAATTTGCCATACAAGATGACAGCAAAGTCTGCGTGTCTTTCTTTGTATACAGCTAATGACAGAGAAGTCATCTCCAGTGACCTCAGACAGCTAAAGTATCTGTGAACTTCTTCTCATTTCTGTGGTTCTGTTTGGAGGCTCTCCCTAACgccctctctgctgtgcttTGTGAACATGACCTGCAAGTCTTGGAGTTACTGTTGTTCTCATTTCACTTTTGTTTTCACATATGCAGAAAAGCCCAGTACATTTTTCCCAGATCAAATGCAGCATTCATGGCAATGGTATACTTCATTTTACTCCTTGTCCTCGTCTACACAAGCATTTTTAGATACAAAATGAACTGTGTCAAGGCTCAAAGACAGCCACACGGTGGCTAACTGCCCCTAGGGAAtgttaaacaaaaataaacacaaattaCTACCTGCCTACCTAGTTGCTTCTCAATCACCTGTCACCAGTTAGCTCCAGATATCTGTGTTTGCTCTGTGCCAAGGGAGGT
Encoded here:
- the KIAA1958 gene encoding uncharacterized protein KIAA1958 homolog is translated as MEDCLHTSSENLSKLVSWAHSHGTICSLIPNLKHLLSEGAHGNLTAIWGCSAGHAYHWPLAATCRAGSQERVCFQDTRSFNSDSPSMLGVPSEAQASPLERYPGRPGKAKLDCTRTRDSCDFSYCSEPSELGEPVEEYEDEATLFDMVCESSVTDEDSDFEPHSHRAPTGPRKRPAATAQAQAQPADEGGSDVLLKKIKQELPEDYYIVANAELTAGTDGPALALTQMSKPKLQPPAGPSCLGPTRTVPQPAAGPDLDPQRPCASPPGPPRVATQRPPRGPIASPARGAGGGPVAALQVPATSSNAITTAGKPISIPLSALQLPGQEEPPAAAEETLPSIPQLATGGEVASSPSVGTEPEVSSSQQQPHAAPTITPEAAAQLMPDQDERAAELSREQNEKTIRSTQTALRNFREFLISKYPSETREIYVIPCKELDAYLASFFVDARQKDGSEYEPNSLANYQCGLERYLKEHRYGYSITRDKEFKRSQEALKQKQIELRCKGKGNKPHKSMKLTFADELILRKRGLLSRYNPEGLLNLVWLNNTKAFGHCTGFHGSTLKWGDIRLRVTETGLEYLEWMGPDNGDVSTKSKRGGTDSRVYATQHAPQTCPVQDYKEYAQRRPPAMRYEDAPFYLSIKPVVNLAALHWYNCQALGKNKLAKMVKTMCEKGNIPGRKTNFSVYQSCSTLSEAQSNQLVLICNNLSQQAAQSMASHSNTGNFIVSASYDSSSDTA